Proteins from a genomic interval of Dunckerocampus dactyliophorus isolate RoL2022-P2 chromosome 5, RoL_Ddac_1.1, whole genome shotgun sequence:
- the endouc gene encoding uridylate-specific endoribonuclease C — protein MSSRLCGLLLLLGVVLGGVKASRLSVNQELSSLFNELWILDVNRMTPGVDYNISVQGRAGYVSQGTHVVHDHASLPLFSNVNENKMRNTTTISRLMKLLDNYEKSTGVSEQVTAEERIETNLFLDAVLETEVMKRAHRYLVTKRQSSSDVRHFKSQLHLIWFHLYYRQRNTGPDSCGFEHVFVGEIKSASEIIGFHNWIQFYLQEKSTQLDYKGYKAREHDLPDQDDHVLNLQFSWHSVLKPVGSSFIGTSPEFEMAVFTVLFLMNTERSTTVLVNIDQCQMELVVIRHGRSLGTAYPKLLSSNSRHVRQHSH, from the exons ATGTCTTCTAG GTTATGTGGACTCCTTCTCCTTCTTGGGGTGGTCCTTGGTGGAGTCAAAGCGTCGAG ACTGTCAGTAAACCAGGAACTTTCTAGTCTATTCAACGAGCTGTGGATTTTGGATGTCAATCGGATGACGCCTGGTGTAGATTACAACATCTCCGTGCAG GGTCGAGCTGGTTATGTAAGCCAGGGCACTCATGTTGTGCACGATCACGCGTCTCTGCCTCTCTTCTCCAACGTCAACGAGAACAAGATGAGGAACACAACCACCATCTCAA GGTTGATGAAGCTGTTGGACAACTACGAGAAGTCCACCGGTGTGTCTGAACAAGTCACCGCTGAAGAGCGGATTGAGACCAACCTCTTCCTGGACGCTGTCTTGGAGACAGAAGTCATGAAG CGAGCTCACAGATATCTGGTGACGAAAAGACAGTCTTCTTCTGACGTGAGACACTTTAAGAGTCAGCTGCACCTGATCTGGTTTCATCTCTACTACAGACAGAGAAACACCGG GCCGGACTCGTGTGGATTTGAGCACGTCTTTGTCGGAGAGATCAAATCTGCCAGTGAAATCATAGGATTTCACAACTGGATCCAATTCTACCTCCAAGAGAAGAGCACACAGCTGGACTACAAAGGCTACAAGGCCAGGGAGCACGACTTG CCGGACCAAGACGACCACGTCCTGAACCTCCAGTTCAGTTGGCACAGCGTGCTCAAACCTGTGGGCAGCTCCTTCATCGGCACCAGCCCCGAGTTCGAGATGGCCGTCTTCACCGTCCTCTTCCTCATGAACACGGAGAGAAGCACCACGGTGTTGGTCAACATCGACCAGTGTCAGATGGAGCTGGTGGTCATCAGACATGGACGCTCCCTTGGGACGGCGTACCCCAAGCTGCTTAGCAGCAACAGCAGACACGTTAGACAGCACTCTCACTGA